In Massilia antarctica, the following are encoded in one genomic region:
- a CDS encoding cupin domain-containing protein, giving the protein MSTSLEPSAPHLRAQPIAVPDPGVELFAYPEVAGFPGGFQYFEVQPGAETPLDRHASQEVWTIQAGAGELYFADAWHPLKAGDCVHFPALKPHRMRNSGAQPMRIFALWWRSEHAAP; this is encoded by the coding sequence ATGTCAACGTCGCTTGAACCGAGCGCGCCACATCTGCGCGCGCAACCGATCGCCGTCCCCGACCCTGGTGTCGAGCTGTTCGCCTACCCCGAGGTGGCGGGCTTTCCCGGCGGCTTTCAATACTTCGAGGTGCAGCCGGGCGCCGAGACCCCGCTCGACCGCCACGCCTCACAGGAAGTGTGGACCATCCAGGCCGGCGCGGGCGAATTGTACTTTGCCGATGCATGGCACCCGCTCAAGGCCGGCGACTGCGTGCATTTTCCAGCGCTCAAACCGCACCGCATGCGTAACAGCGGCGCCCAGCCGATGCGCATTTTTGCACTCTGGTGGAGGAGCGAACATGCAGCGCCATGA
- a CDS encoding lysine N(6)-hydroxylase/L-ornithine N(5)-oxygenase family protein: MQNSLYDLIGIGIGPSNLSLAALSHNIPDFRSLFLDSKPHFQWHQGLSLPGARIQVSPLKDLVSLVDPTNPYSFVNYLSKQRRLYSYITANLASVSRQEFENYYQWVARALASLQFNAQVDQVDYDEAAECFHVQARGRQQSARHLVVGTGQSPRIPPCCEGNTSPRVFHASEFAYRTLDPSWRNIVLVGGGQTAAELFLHLMNESPAKQLNVSWVTRRRNLLPMDDSAFVNEYFYPQYSEYFFGLNADLKSELLDDQRLTSDGISADLLQSIYQRLYEHKAMAGDVAQPLILPSTELSGIVACTQGLTIELCHGYTNQTHVMQADAVILCTGYEYRMPRFLDSLVEQMEVQDNVPLVNRDYSVRWKDPRRAQKLYLQNAARRCRGVADPNLSLAAWRSAVILNAVLGREAFQVEDRSTMVSWRYPDQGVAASATALFAASNQPMEGFANVNVA; the protein is encoded by the coding sequence ATGCAAAACTCTCTTTATGACCTCATCGGTATTGGCATCGGACCATCGAACCTTTCGCTGGCGGCGCTGTCGCACAACATTCCCGATTTCCGCAGCCTTTTTCTCGACAGTAAGCCCCATTTTCAATGGCACCAGGGCTTGTCGCTGCCCGGCGCCAGAATCCAGGTCTCGCCACTGAAGGACCTGGTGTCGCTGGTCGACCCAACCAATCCTTACTCCTTCGTCAATTACCTGTCGAAGCAGCGTCGCCTGTACTCCTACATCACGGCCAACCTGGCGAGCGTGTCGCGCCAGGAGTTCGAAAATTACTACCAATGGGTGGCCCGCGCGCTGGCGTCGCTGCAGTTCAATGCCCAGGTCGACCAGGTGGACTACGACGAGGCGGCCGAGTGCTTCCATGTCCAGGCGCGCGGGCGGCAACAAAGCGCCAGGCACCTGGTGGTCGGCACCGGGCAATCGCCGCGCATCCCGCCTTGCTGCGAGGGTAACACCTCGCCCAGGGTCTTTCACGCCAGCGAGTTTGCCTACCGGACCTTGGATCCTTCCTGGCGCAATATCGTGCTGGTGGGCGGGGGCCAGACTGCGGCCGAGCTATTCCTGCACCTCATGAACGAGAGCCCAGCGAAGCAGCTCAACGTTTCCTGGGTGACGCGGCGCCGCAATCTGCTGCCCATGGACGACTCGGCCTTCGTCAACGAATATTTCTATCCCCAGTATTCGGAGTATTTCTTCGGCCTGAACGCCGACCTGAAAAGCGAGTTGCTCGACGACCAGCGCCTCACCAGCGACGGCATTTCCGCCGACTTGTTGCAGTCGATTTACCAGCGCCTGTACGAGCACAAGGCCATGGCGGGCGATGTGGCGCAACCGCTCATCCTGCCCTCGACCGAGCTGTCGGGCATCGTGGCGTGCACCCAGGGCCTGACAATCGAACTGTGCCATGGATATACCAACCAGACCCATGTGATGCAGGCCGACGCCGTCATCCTGTGCACAGGCTACGAGTATCGCATGCCGCGCTTCCTGGACTCTCTGGTCGAGCAGATGGAAGTGCAGGACAATGTGCCGCTGGTTAATCGCGACTATTCGGTACGCTGGAAAGACCCGCGCCGCGCCCAAAAACTGTATCTGCAAAATGCTGCGCGCCGTTGCCGCGGCGTGGCCGACCCCAACCTGAGCCTGGCCGCCTGGCGCAGCGCGGTGATATTGAACGCCGTGCTCGGGCGCGAAGCCTTCCAGGTCGAGGACCGCTCGACCATGGTGTCGTGGCGCTACCCGGACCAGGGTGTAGCCGCTTCGGCAACGGCATTGTTCGCTGCTTCGAACCAGCCGATGGAGGGCTTCGCCAATGTCAACGTCGCTTGA